A window of [Ruminococcus] lactaris ATCC 29176 genomic DNA:
CGGCAAGTCCGAGTTCCCACGGAAGTCCTGCATTCTGAATGGAGCTTCTCGGAGCAGCTCCGGTTCCTCCGTCATAACCTGAGATCAGGATGACTCCTGCACCAGCTTTCGCAACACCGGCTGCCACAGTACCGACTCCTGCCTCTGATACAAGCTTCACTGAAATCCTTGCATTTTTATTTGCATTCTTACAGTCATAGATCAACTGTGCCAGGTCTTCGATGGAGTAGATATCATGGTGCGGTGGTGGTGAGATCAGACTGACTCCCGGTGTTGAATGACGGGTCTTTGCGATCCACGGATATACCTTTCCTCCCGGAAGATGTCCACCTTCTCCTGGTTTTGCTCCCTGTGCCATCTTGATCTGGATCTCTTTTGCACTGACAAGATATCTTGATGTCACTCCGAAACGTCCTGAAGCCACCTGCTTGATGGCCGAGCATTTATTTGTATCCAGTCGCTCGATATCCTCTCCACCTTCACCGGAGTTGGATTTTCCGTGAAGCATGTTCATGGCGATTGCCATGGTCTCATGAGCTTCTTTGGAAATGGATCCGTAGGACATGGCTCCTGTCTTAAATCTTGTTACGATGGAATCTACGCTTTCCACTTCTTCGATCGGAACGCTCTTCTTCGGATAATTAAATTCAAGCTGGCCTCTCAGGTTGATCTTTTCGCCCTCTTCATCCACCATCTGTGTGTACTGTTTGAACAGATCATAACTTCCGGTTCTTGTAGACTGCTGAAGCATGTGGATCGTCTGTGGATTGTAAAGATGTTCTTCTCCACCGCTCTTATATTTATGCTTTCCGACGCTGTCCAGTGTCATATCTACAGCAAGTCCCAGCGGATCAAAGGCCTCTGTATGGAATGCAGTATAATCTTCTGCAATCTCCTCAATTCCGATTCCACCGACACGGCTGACTGTATCGGTAAAATAACGATTGATAAAGTCACTCTTCAGACCGATCGCCTCAAAGATCTTTGCTCCCTGATAAGACTGGATCGTTGAGATTCCCATCTTGGATGCGATCTTGATGATTCCATGGATCACCGCAGAGTTATAGTCATCCACCGCTGCGTAATAATCTTTGTGAAGCAGATTTGCCTCAATCAACTGACGGATGGACTCATGTGCCAGATACGGGTTGATCGCACATGCTCCATAGCCCAGCAGGGTTGCAAAATGATGGACCTCTCTCGGTTCCCCACTTTCCAGGATCATGGCAACAGAGGTTCTCTTCTTTGTGCGGACTAGATGCTGCTGCAATCCCGATACAGCCAGAAGTGACGGAATTGCTACATGATACTCATCTACATCCCGGTCTGTCAGGATCAGGATATTCGCTCCCTCACGGATGACTCTGTCTACTTCGATGAACAGATATTCAATGGCTTTTTCCAGGCTCGTATTCTTATAATAAGTGATCGGGATCTCTGCAACTTTGAATCCGTCCACATTCATGTTCTTGATCTTCAGAAGATCGGTATTGGTCAGGATCGGGTTATTTACCCTGAGCATCTTACAATTTTCTTCTTTCTGCTCCAGCAGGTTTCCGTCTTTTCCAATGTAGATCGTAGTGGATGTAACAATCTCCTCACGGATCGCATCAATTGGCGGGTTCGTAACCTGGGCAAATAACTGCTTGAAATATCCAAACAACGGCTGACGCTTTTTAGAAAGAACGGACAGTGGTGCATCCATTCCCATGGCTGCGATTCCCTCTCCACCGTTCTTTGCCATGGTCAGAATGGAGGTCTTCACATCTTCATAAGAATATCCGAATGCTTTCTGAAGCTGTGTACATTCTTCCGCCGTATATTTCGGAACATCTTTATTCGGGATCTTCAGATCCTTCAGAGCGATCAGATTGCTGTCCAGCCACTCACCGTACGGATGCTCGTTTGCGTATTTTTCTTTCAGTTCCTCATCATCGATCACCCGGCCTGCCACAGTATCAACCAGAAGCATCTTGCCCGGATGAAGTCTTTCTTTCATGACAATCTTTGACGGATCAATATCCAGTACTCCGACCTCAGAAGAAAGGATCAGGTTATCATCCTCTGTGATATAGTAACGGGAAGGACGAAGACCGTTTCTGTCAAGTACCGCTCCCATCACATCTCCATCGGAGAAAAGGATGGATGCCGGTCCGTCCCATGGCTCCATCATGGTTGCATAATACTGATAGAAATCTTTCTTGTTCTGAGACATTTCATTGTTGTTGACCCATGGTTCAGGAATTGCGATCATGACTGCCAGCGGAAGCTCCATTCCACTCATGACCATAAATTCCAGTGCATTGTCAAGCATTGCCGAGTCAGAACCGGAGGTATTGATCGCCGGAAGAACTTTATGAAGCTCACCTTTCAGCTTGCCTGCCTCCATCGTTTCTTCTCTGGCACGCATCTTATCCGCATTACCACGAATTGTATTGATCTCTCCGTTATGCACGATGAAACGGTTCGGATGGGCTCTCTGCCAGCTTGGTGCTGTATTCGTACTGAAACGGGAATGTACCATGGCGATAGCTGATACATACTCCTCATCCTGCAGATCTGCAAAGAAAAGACGGAGCTGTCCTACAAGGAACATCCCTTTATAGACGATCGTTCTGCTGGAGAGTGAAACGACATACGTGTCATCACTGCTCTGTTCAAAGATCCTTCTTACCACATACAGCCGGCGGTCAAATTCCAGTCCCTTTGCATACCTAGACGGACGTTCGATAAACGCCTGCATGATACATGGCATACAGTCAACCGCACTTTTTCCGAGGATATCCGGGTGAATTGGAACTTCTCTCCATCCTAAGAATTTCAGTCCTTCTTTTTTTACGATCACCTCAAAGATCTTCTTCACCTGATTTCTCTTCAGCTCGTCCTGCGGAAGGAAGAACATTCCCACACCATAATCTCTCTCTCCTTTGAGATCGATCCCGAGTGGCTGACAGACCTTTTTAAAAAAGTTATGTGGAATCTGTGTCAGGATTCCGACACCATCTCCTGTCTTTCCCTCTGCATCCTTTCCGGCTCTATGCTCCAGATTTTCCACGATATGCAGTGCACCTGCTACTGTACTGTGGCTTTTCTGACCTTTAATATTAACGATTGCTCCAATACCGCAGTTATCATGTTCAAAACTTTCACGATACAGACCCTGCTGTGGGATTTCATTTTCTTTCCTCATAGTCGCTGTCCTTTCTTTTGCATATTTAAAACTTTTTTAAAATATAACTCTTTTTCCCTATCTTGTAAACAGGAATTTTCTGTAAATTATCTGATAATTCGACTTTTTATTATTTTATTTTTTATTGTCTGATTATTTAAGTTTTTTATGAATTTAACATCAATTCCTGATATCTTCGATATTTCCTTTAATCACTGGATTTTTCTTCATAAAAGTAAAAAAATACGCAATAGGTCACACGCCCCATTGCGTACAATTCAAGATTGTATTTTTATAAATACAATTTTCTATATAATGTTCCTGTTATAGTTCATCGTTTTCCCTTGAAGTTTTTTTCTCCATTACCGGATCACCGGTCTTCTGTATCATAACAAATAAGACGGAACAGAAGAAAGCACTTAAAATGATCGCCAGTCCCATCCTCATCAGATCTCCTGCCAGCCATCTGAACAGACCGACCTCGGTAAAGAGGATCGACCCGGTATTCAGGCAGATATGCAAACCTATCGCTGCCTTCACTGAGCCATACTTTTCATAGACATAACATAGCAGGATCCCCAGCAGAAATGCATAAACGGTCTGGATCATCGTCAGATGCGTCACCGAAAAGAAAACCGATGACCACAGTGCCGCATAATAAAAGCCCTTTGTCTCTCTGTATCTGCGATACAGAACCCCCCGGAACATCATCTCTTCTGCGACTGGGATAATAATCCCCACAACCACAACCTGAACAAAAATCGGTGCGGCATAGGTACTCTGTACACTCTGCTGATAGCTGTTGCTGTTCATCGCAAGCTGTGCCAAAACAGACAGACAGGTTACTCCGATACTTCCTGCTGCTCCCATCAGGATCAGCCAGACATAGTTTCTGGCAGATACTTTTTGCCGCTGCGGTATCCCTGCCTGCTTCTCTTTCTTTCTGTCCAGACGAAATAAAGATACCGTAAGAATCAATGTGAAAAGTGCTGTCACACCGTTAATCTCTGTAGCATATTTCAACACCAGCTCCAGCCCCGGCTGCATCGTCTCCATATAATATTTATTTACCACATCTGTATAATTCATTTCTGAAGCATGGTTCATAACCAGACTCAGATACTTTGCTGCATAAGGAAGCATGACCAGCATCGAAACGATAATCTCTGCAACTAACTGGATCACCCAGTATCCCAGCAGCGGTCCTGCCAGATGCCAGAATGGATTTTGCTTTTTTTTCTGATTCATCTACAGTTCCTCCGCTTTCCTCAGAATCCAGTTCTGCAGTTCCTCTTCCGTTCCTCTGACTGTTCCCTGTACCATCTCCGGTCTTCCTCCACCGCGTCCTTCAAATGCGGCATTCAGCTCTTTCGCCATATTTCTCACATCTACATCCCGGCTTCCAATCACATACCGGTATCCTGCAGCATCATTTCCACTGAACACGGCACAAAGCTTCCGATTTTTCTCAAGGACTGCATTCATCAGTATCCTGAGAGAGTCTCCCTGGATTCCTTCCGGGAAAATACAGACAATCTGCTCTGACTCCGGAATCTGCTCCGCTTTACACCGGATCAGTTCCTGCTCCTTTTCTGCCAGTTCTGTCTTCTTTTCCGCCAGCTCTTTCTGCAGATGTGCCACGGCATCGGTCAGTTCATTTTCTTTTGCACACAGCATCGCTGAAATTTCTTTTGCCTGCTTCTGCTTTAAAGCATAATCAGCCATTGCCCTGCCTCCGCAAAGCATCGTTACACGCACACCGCCTTTATACCGCTGCATGCCAACCAGCTTGATCAGTCCGATCTCTCCCGTAAAATCTACATGCGGTGCACAGCAGGCACAGGCATCATATCCGGGAACGATAACCACTCTCACCTGTCCGGTGATCTCGATCTTGCTCCGGTAAGTCATCTCTTTTTCCTCTTCTTTGGAAGGATAAAGGATCTGTATTTTGAGATTTTCCCAGACTGCCTGATTTGCACGAAACTCTATTTCCTGCAGATCTTCCACCGGGATCTCTCCGCTAAAATCCATCGTACAGTCTTCATTTCCCAGATGAAAACCAACATTTTCATAACCATAGCGTTCATGCACGATTCCGGAGACGATATGCTCACCTGTATGTTGCTGCATCTTCATAAACCGCAGTTCCCAGTCAAGCTGTC
This region includes:
- the gltB gene encoding glutamate synthase large subunit, with protein sequence MRKENEIPQQGLYRESFEHDNCGIGAIVNIKGQKSHSTVAGALHIVENLEHRAGKDAEGKTGDGVGILTQIPHNFFKKVCQPLGIDLKGERDYGVGMFFLPQDELKRNQVKKIFEVIVKKEGLKFLGWREVPIHPDILGKSAVDCMPCIMQAFIERPSRYAKGLEFDRRLYVVRRIFEQSSDDTYVVSLSSRTIVYKGMFLVGQLRLFFADLQDEEYVSAIAMVHSRFSTNTAPSWQRAHPNRFIVHNGEINTIRGNADKMRAREETMEAGKLKGELHKVLPAINTSGSDSAMLDNALEFMVMSGMELPLAVMIAIPEPWVNNNEMSQNKKDFYQYYATMMEPWDGPASILFSDGDVMGAVLDRNGLRPSRYYITEDDNLILSSEVGVLDIDPSKIVMKERLHPGKMLLVDTVAGRVIDDEELKEKYANEHPYGEWLDSNLIALKDLKIPNKDVPKYTAEECTQLQKAFGYSYEDVKTSILTMAKNGGEGIAAMGMDAPLSVLSKKRQPLFGYFKQLFAQVTNPPIDAIREEIVTSTTIYIGKDGNLLEQKEENCKMLRVNNPILTNTDLLKIKNMNVDGFKVAEIPITYYKNTSLEKAIEYLFIEVDRVIREGANILILTDRDVDEYHVAIPSLLAVSGLQQHLVRTKKRTSVAMILESGEPREVHHFATLLGYGACAINPYLAHESIRQLIEANLLHKDYYAAVDDYNSAVIHGIIKIASKMGISTIQSYQGAKIFEAIGLKSDFINRYFTDTVSRVGGIGIEEIAEDYTAFHTEAFDPLGLAVDMTLDSVGKHKYKSGGEEHLYNPQTIHMLQQSTRTGSYDLFKQYTQMVDEEGEKINLRGQLEFNYPKKSVPIEEVESVDSIVTRFKTGAMSYGSISKEAHETMAIAMNMLHGKSNSGEGGEDIERLDTNKCSAIKQVASGRFGVTSRYLVSAKEIQIKMAQGAKPGEGGHLPGGKVYPWIAKTRHSTPGVSLISPPPHHDIYSIEDLAQLIYDCKNANKNARISVKLVSEAGVGTVAAGVAKAGAGVILISGYDGGTGAAPRSSIQNAGLPWELGLAETHQTLIQNGLRERVRIETDGKLMSGRDVAIAAMLGAEEFGFATAPLVTMGCVMMRVCNLDTCPVGVATQNPELRKRFTGKPEYVVNFMRFIAEELREYMAKLGVRTVDELVGRTDLLKVKDVPTSRRAAMLDLSSVLYNPYAKEKKGMIFNPKKVYDFELGKTLDEKVLVKQLLPALERGEKRGLEVDVTNTDRAFGTIFGSEITRRYPEGLEEDSFVIQCKGAGGQSFGAFIPKGLTLELTGDSNDYFGKGLSGGKLVVCQPKGVKFKSDENIIIGNVALYGATSGKVFVGGVAGERFAVRNSGVRAVVEGVGDHGCEYMTGGCVVVLGQVGKNFAAGMSGGIAYVLDLDSRLYQKVNKAMVNIERVTDKYDVQELKGMIQEHVAYTNSEVGKKILDNFKEYLPKFKKIIPEDYEKMMSTIIQMEEKGLSREKAKIEAFNLIKNGR
- a CDS encoding CPBP family intramembrane glutamic endopeptidase, which translates into the protein MNQKKKQNPFWHLAGPLLGYWVIQLVAEIIVSMLVMLPYAAKYLSLVMNHASEMNYTDVVNKYYMETMQPGLELVLKYATEINGVTALFTLILTVSLFRLDRKKEKQAGIPQRQKVSARNYVWLILMGAAGSIGVTCLSVLAQLAMNSNSYQQSVQSTYAAPIFVQVVVVGIIIPVAEEMMFRGVLYRRYRETKGFYYAALWSSVFFSVTHLTMIQTVYAFLLGILLCYVYEKYGSVKAAIGLHICLNTGSILFTEVGLFRWLAGDLMRMGLAIILSAFFCSVLFVMIQKTGDPVMEKKTSRENDEL
- a CDS encoding serine-tRNA(Ala) deacylase AlaX, producing MTENGLMESSQTEKLFYNNSHQKSFEATVLSCQKKENYYEIVLDQTAFFPEGGGQYADTGYLGDAKVLDVQEQEGQILHRTDQELPVGEKVTGQLDWELRFMKMQQHTGEHIVSGIVHERYGYENVGFHLGNEDCTMDFSGEIPVEDLQEIEFRANQAVWENLKIQILYPSKEEEKEMTYRSKIEITGQVRVVIVPGYDACACCAPHVDFTGEIGLIKLVGMQRYKGGVRVTMLCGGRAMADYALKQKQAKEISAMLCAKENELTDAVAHLQKELAEKKTELAEKEQELIRCKAEQIPESEQIVCIFPEGIQGDSLRILMNAVLEKNRKLCAVFSGNDAAGYRYVIGSRDVDVRNMAKELNAAFEGRGGGRPEMVQGTVRGTEEELQNWILRKAEEL